The following are from one region of the Prevotella communis genome:
- a CDS encoding HAMP domain-containing protein produces the protein MQRPSTFYRKHLSLRLSLRVASAVCLLLMLTLLVMFFYSRKVMKEDALQRASQTLEGAMVRIDNILLSVEETTGNMYYQLRPLLNNPDTIRAYCRMVVETNPYATGCAIALKPGYYADRDTFMVYYHRTGNVSDAPADSLIVSADSFGNIPYTEQAWYKKPMTQNKALWLNPLEGMDTDEEPLESYSVPIPGDDGEPIGVISVDVSISLLSGTIANIKPTPDSYCAVLDKDGSFIVHPTGLHLMQPTSLGLPDETLQQLLQQIQSGKSGYVPFNFSGFDSYIFYKPFKKVDVPMRSKDEMGWTMAVAMSKDSIFGEYNRLYNYAVIIAIGGLLLMLLACWAILFLRLRPLKMLTEKAQHIAEGHYDDPIPHTWGRDEIGSLQRNFIRMRRAVASQIGELEQLTDAIQQRSKELKSAYKQAQKADKMKTAFLHHMSDQMLLPAQTIDKDVEALRHIEGQAKWEETAKLVENIQKNGNTIARVLNHLLNQSEEDIRKEVEHD, from the coding sequence ATGCAAAGACCATCTACGTTTTATAGGAAGCACTTATCACTAAGGCTCAGTCTGAGGGTAGCCTCGGCAGTTTGTTTGCTGTTGATGCTCACGCTCCTTGTCATGTTCTTCTATTCGCGCAAGGTGATGAAGGAGGACGCTTTGCAAAGAGCATCGCAAACGCTGGAAGGAGCGATGGTGAGGATAGACAATATCCTGCTGAGTGTTGAGGAGACAACGGGTAATATGTATTATCAGTTAAGGCCTCTCCTGAATAATCCTGATACGATACGTGCCTATTGTCGTATGGTTGTAGAGACAAACCCCTATGCCACCGGTTGTGCCATTGCCCTTAAGCCCGGCTATTATGCCGATCGTGACACGTTCATGGTTTATTATCACCGCACAGGAAACGTTTCTGACGCTCCTGCCGATTCTCTCATTGTCAGTGCAGATTCTTTCGGGAACATACCTTATACGGAGCAGGCTTGGTATAAGAAACCGATGACTCAGAACAAGGCCCTGTGGCTGAATCCTCTGGAGGGCATGGATACCGACGAGGAGCCGCTGGAATCCTACAGCGTGCCCATACCCGGTGATGATGGTGAGCCTATTGGTGTCATCAGTGTAGATGTGTCTATCAGTCTGCTGTCAGGCACCATTGCCAATATCAAGCCTACGCCCGACTCCTATTGTGCGGTGTTGGATAAAGATGGTTCGTTTATCGTCCATCCCACGGGTTTGCATCTGATGCAGCCCACTTCCCTTGGCTTACCTGACGAGACGTTGCAGCAGTTGTTGCAGCAGATTCAGTCGGGCAAATCCGGATATGTCCCCTTTAATTTCTCTGGGTTCGACTCTTACATCTTCTATAAACCCTTCAAGAAGGTCGATGTGCCTATGCGCTCAAAGGATGAGATGGGCTGGACAATGGCTGTGGCAATGTCGAAAGACAGTATCTTTGGTGAGTACAACCGACTGTATAATTACGCCGTCATCATCGCTATTGGCGGTCTGCTGCTGATGTTGCTGGCCTGTTGGGCAATCCTCTTCCTGCGCCTCCGTCCGTTGAAAATGTTGACAGAGAAAGCCCAGCATATTGCCGAAGGCCACTACGACGACCCTATACCCCATACATGGGGCCGCGACGAGATAGGCAGTCTGCAGCGCAATTTCATCCGGATGCGCAGGGCTGTGGCGTCGCAGATTGGTGAGTTGGAACAGCTGACGGATGCCATTCAACAGCGCAGTAAGGAACTGAAAAGTGCTTATAAACAAGCTCAGAAGGCCGACAAAATGAAAACGGCCTTCCTGCACCACATGTCTGATCAGATGTTGTTGCCAGCACAGACCATCGACAAGGATGTAGAGGCATTGCGCCATATTGAGGGGCAGGCCAAGTGGGAAGAAACGGCTAAACTGGTGGAGAATATCCAGAAGAATGGTAACACCATCGCACGGGTATTGAATCATCTGCTGAATCAGTCGGAAGAGGATATCAGAAAGGAGGTAGAACATGATTAA
- a CDS encoding sensor histidine kinase, which produces MIKMNIRRSFSTKLSLWVLIMAVPVFCGSVGLLFYHSQGMIRGEAVQRANVMLDVSLQRIHRYLITIETATNSYSWLIEKSMQPDSLMAISERIVHFNPYSDGCAISIEPDVIPQYPRHFMAYSIRKDSDSITTAQEKDYNYFTEEWYATPRDRNKPAWVVYYDETNQLNLNKNGMIATYSRPLYNAQHQHIGVVSTEMSLLHISDILAEEKPYPNSYFILLDEKGRYVGHPDSTRLFNKTIFGVANLQKQKDLIVLGHEMTKGNQGEMSVTINDVPSQVCYKPVPGTSWSLAIVCPDSDILKDYYRLIFIVVTLLIVALVFIAFYCYKMMARSLSPLRQLLRKTQEIAKGDLKVEIERISRIDEMGCLQNSYVTMLESLRQYMDSVRAASDKAHKYNEELEQATLLVKEADRQKTSFIQNMTHQVRTPLNVIMGYAQILNSPSAPILPCDCVSEDEIKGLTATMEHNSKLLTRLILMLLDSSDATFSETAISRNREAVSANTAMMEMVDYVMQLYPDLRFIGFETEVPDDLLITTNRQFLQYSLAEVLLNAVKYSDGQHIMTRITRTDTTIRFIIEDTGKGIAEADRERIFKFFTKVDDFSEGLGLGLPLTRRHVENLGGKFWLDASYHDGCRFIFEFPL; this is translated from the coding sequence ATGATTAAGATGAATATTCGCAGGTCGTTCTCAACGAAGCTCAGTCTTTGGGTGCTCATCATGGCTGTGCCTGTGTTCTGTGGCTCTGTGGGACTCCTTTTCTACCACTCTCAGGGCATGATTCGTGGCGAGGCCGTGCAGCGCGCCAATGTGATGCTCGACGTGTCGCTGCAGCGCATTCATCGCTACCTCATCACCATCGAGACGGCAACAAACAGTTACAGTTGGCTGATAGAGAAAAGTATGCAGCCCGACTCGCTGATGGCGATCTCAGAGCGTATTGTGCATTTCAACCCCTATTCCGATGGGTGTGCTATCAGTATCGAGCCAGACGTCATTCCACAATATCCACGCCATTTTATGGCTTATTCTATCCGAAAGGATAGCGACTCTATTACGACGGCGCAGGAAAAGGATTATAATTATTTCACAGAGGAATGGTACGCAACGCCGCGCGACAGGAACAAGCCGGCTTGGGTGGTCTATTATGACGAGACCAACCAGTTGAACCTGAATAAGAATGGCATGATTGCCACATATAGCCGACCGCTCTATAATGCGCAGCATCAGCATATTGGTGTTGTCTCTACAGAGATGTCGCTTCTGCATATCTCGGATATACTGGCAGAAGAGAAACCTTATCCTAATTCATACTTTATCCTGCTCGATGAAAAAGGTCGCTATGTGGGCCATCCGGATTCTACCCGTCTCTTCAACAAGACTATTTTCGGGGTGGCCAACCTGCAGAAGCAGAAAGACCTCATTGTCCTGGGTCACGAGATGACGAAAGGTAATCAGGGGGAGATGTCGGTGACGATTAATGATGTCCCGTCGCAGGTTTGTTATAAGCCTGTGCCTGGCACTTCCTGGAGTCTGGCTATCGTGTGTCCCGACAGTGATATCCTGAAAGATTATTATAGGCTTATCTTTATCGTCGTTACCCTCCTTATTGTCGCTCTGGTTTTCATTGCTTTCTATTGTTATAAGATGATGGCGCGCTCGCTAAGTCCGTTGCGCCAGTTGCTGCGTAAGACGCAGGAAATAGCAAAGGGCGATTTGAAGGTCGAGATAGAGCGCATCTCTCGTATCGATGAGATGGGATGTTTGCAGAACAGTTATGTGACGATGCTCGAGTCGCTTAGGCAATATATGGACAGTGTGCGTGCGGCCAGTGACAAGGCGCATAAGTATAATGAGGAACTGGAACAGGCCACGCTGCTGGTCAAGGAGGCCGACAGGCAGAAGACGTCCTTTATCCAGAATATGACGCACCAGGTGCGCACACCGCTCAATGTCATTATGGGATACGCGCAGATACTCAACTCGCCATCGGCTCCCATCCTGCCTTGCGACTGTGTGTCGGAGGATGAGATAAAGGGTCTGACGGCAACAATGGAGCACAACTCCAAACTGCTTACCCGACTGATTCTGATGCTTCTCGACAGTTCTGATGCCACTTTCTCCGAGACGGCTATCAGCAGGAATCGTGAGGCGGTGTCGGCCAATACGGCTATGATGGAGATGGTAGATTATGTCATGCAGCTCTATCCCGACCTTCGTTTCATTGGCTTTGAGACAGAGGTGCCCGACGATTTGCTTATCACCACCAACAGGCAGTTCCTGCAGTATAGTTTGGCCGAGGTGCTGCTCAATGCAGTGAAATATTCCGACGGACAGCATATCATGACGCGTATCACCCGTACTGATACGACGATACGCTTCATTATTGAGGATACAGGAAAGGGTATTGCCGAGGCCGACCGTGAGCGCATCTTCAAGTTCTTCACCAAGGTTGATGACTTCAGTGAGGGACTGGGATTGGGACTTCCTCTCACCAGGCGGCATGTGGAGAACCTCGGTGGCAAGTTCTGGCTCGACGCCAGCTATCATGATGGTTGTCGGTTTATCTTTGAGTTCCCTCTGTGA
- the coaD gene encoding pantetheine-phosphate adenylyltransferase: MKTGIFVGTFNPFTIGHDSIVTRALPLFDKLVIGVVGDHVQKPGIPPAAERIEAIRALYADEPRIEVKAYFGLAVDFARSEGARFIVKGVRSVKDFEYEREQADVNRQLTNGEVETILLYSEPQYASVSSSMVRELQHFGVDVSSYLPSRNTDISK; this comes from the coding sequence ATGAAAACAGGAATATTTGTCGGAACATTCAATCCCTTTACCATAGGTCATGATTCAATCGTGACCCGTGCCCTCCCGCTTTTCGACAAACTGGTCATTGGGGTTGTGGGCGATCATGTACAGAAGCCTGGTATTCCTCCTGCTGCAGAGCGTATAGAGGCTATCAGGGCGCTCTATGCTGACGAGCCCCGCATTGAGGTGAAGGCTTATTTCGGGCTGGCTGTCGACTTTGCCCGTTCTGAGGGGGCCCGTTTCATCGTGAAGGGTGTGCGCTCTGTGAAGGATTTTGAGTATGAGCGTGAGCAGGCCGATGTCAACCGCCAGCTGACAAATGGTGAGGTGGAGACTATCCTGCTCTATAGTGAACCTCAATATGCTTCGGTTTCATCGTCGATGGTGCGTGAACTGCAGCATTTCGGCGTAGATGTCTCATCTTATTTGCCTAGTCGTAATACCGATATATCGAAATAA
- the ybeY gene encoding rRNA maturation RNase YbeY: protein MISYNCENVKMPAIKKRDTTAWIRRVAATYNKKVGEVGYLFCDDEHILEVNREYLGHDYYTDIITFDYCEDDVLNGDLVISLDTVRSNAELFHKTYDEELHRVIIHGILHLCGINDKGPGERELMEAAENKALALR from the coding sequence ATGATCAGTTATAATTGCGAGAACGTGAAAATGCCTGCCATCAAAAAGCGCGACACCACCGCCTGGATTCGTCGTGTGGCAGCTACTTATAATAAGAAGGTGGGCGAAGTGGGCTACCTCTTCTGCGATGATGAGCATATCCTGGAGGTCAACCGCGAATACCTGGGGCACGATTATTATACGGATATCATCACTTTCGACTATTGTGAGGATGATGTCCTGAATGGCGACCTGGTCATCTCTTTAGATACGGTACGCTCTAATGCGGAACTGTTTCATAAGACCTATGACGAGGAACTGCATCGTGTCATCATTCACGGCATCTTGCATCTCTGTGGTATCAATGACAAGGGACCCGGTGAGCGGGAACTGATGGAAGCTGCTGAAAATAAAGCATTAGCGTTGCGTTAA
- a CDS encoding tetratricopeptide repeat protein: MRQILYLIILTIAPVLLVDCTGSGEPSVFSPDVRDSSSFARIMGEADSLYSMMQFRESYDLYLSLLDNEEVKTDADKRMGVLNALCSVSELSGHQIEQNEWLQQLIDLSTQSNNDYYHSLALVEMGQNVFYEGDRELGIRYVNEAVNLMAKTNRADTDHLMYNHLIMLARMYGEMKDYDNALKINQRNLQLTTEGTRWGSAPNQQLINRRMVFAKIAALLAKMGQFQRADSAYVAWKAIHYEGNHTRDYFIVDYMKHRGRYQEAVPIYKTLIQRIRLQGDTLGEMMNTAKWGLAEVYRKMGNCEQAAKLYEQVLEIQDTLRVRKAVKTAQELAAIYHDHEQNQIIMKQQTDNNRQRYLLNSVLGVLIGVLILVFVIIRKNRIISSKNLSLANQINEAMIYREKYIQEELKNTVSPSDITDISTLSEEQLFRYINDIIVRERLFLNKNFDRQTIMDRFNLSKERVGAAFSKGSQYAKLTDYMQELRLEYSTFLMSTHPDKSVSQIAIDCGFSSYAYYGKCFRHRFGMTPTEFRKSALQNQ; the protein is encoded by the coding sequence ATGCGCCAGATATTATACCTCATCATCCTGACAATAGCTCCGGTACTCCTCGTGGACTGTACGGGCAGCGGTGAACCGAGTGTCTTCTCGCCAGATGTCCGTGATAGCTCTTCCTTCGCTCGGATTATGGGTGAGGCCGACTCGCTCTACAGCATGATGCAGTTCAGGGAGTCCTACGACCTCTACCTGTCGCTGCTGGATAATGAAGAGGTAAAGACCGATGCCGACAAACGGATGGGTGTGCTCAATGCGCTTTGCTCTGTCAGCGAGCTCTCTGGTCACCAGATAGAGCAGAATGAATGGTTGCAGCAGTTGATAGACCTGTCCACTCAGTCGAACAACGACTACTATCACTCTTTGGCGCTGGTCGAGATGGGACAAAACGTCTTTTATGAGGGCGACCGCGAGTTGGGAATACGATATGTCAACGAGGCTGTGAACCTGATGGCAAAGACCAATCGTGCCGATACAGACCATCTGATGTATAATCACCTCATTATGTTGGCGCGTATGTATGGCGAGATGAAAGACTACGACAATGCGCTGAAGATCAACCAGCGCAATCTGCAGCTCACCACCGAGGGCACACGCTGGGGCTCGGCACCTAATCAGCAGCTCATCAACCGGCGCATGGTATTTGCTAAGATAGCGGCTTTATTAGCCAAGATGGGGCAATTCCAGCGGGCCGACTCGGCTTATGTTGCATGGAAAGCTATACACTATGAAGGCAATCACACGCGCGACTATTTCATCGTGGACTATATGAAACATCGTGGACGCTATCAGGAGGCTGTCCCCATCTATAAGACCTTGATTCAGCGCATAAGGCTGCAAGGCGACACGCTTGGCGAGATGATGAATACTGCTAAGTGGGGCCTGGCCGAGGTCTATCGGAAAATGGGCAACTGCGAACAGGCGGCTAAACTCTATGAGCAGGTGCTCGAGATTCAAGACACGTTGAGGGTGCGTAAGGCTGTGAAAACGGCTCAGGAACTGGCTGCTATCTATCACGACCACGAGCAGAATCAGATTATCATGAAGCAGCAGACTGATAACAACCGTCAGCGCTACCTGTTGAACAGCGTTCTCGGCGTTCTGATTGGTGTTCTTATCCTGGTCTTCGTCATTATCCGCAAGAACCGTATTATCAGCAGCAAAAACCTGTCGCTGGCCAACCAGATTAACGAGGCCATGATTTACAGGGAGAAATACATACAAGAGGAGTTGAAAAACACCGTTTCTCCCAGCGATATAACAGACATCAGCACCCTTTCCGAGGAACAGCTGTTCCGTTATATCAACGATATCATCGTGCGCGAACGCCTGTTCCTTAATAAGAACTTCGACCGCCAGACTATCATGGACCGTTTTAATCTGTCCAAGGAGCGTGTGGGTGCTGCTTTCTCAAAGGGTAGCCAGTATGCTAAGCTCACTGACTATATGCAGGAGCTCCGCCTGGAGTATTCTACGTTTCTCATGTCCACTCATCCCGATAAGAGTGTCTCTCAGATTGCTATCGACTGTGGTTTCAGCAGTTATGCTTATTATGGCAAATGTTTCCGCCATCGTTTCGGCATGACGCCCACCGAGTTCCGCAAGTCTGCCTTGCAGAATCAGTAA